DNA from Variovorax sp. V213:
TCGCTGCGGCAGCAGCAGCTCGATGCGGGCGCCATCACCGCCGAAGAAGCCCTGAACTCGCCCCATCGCAACCTGGTGACGCGTGCGATGGGCGTGGAGCCCCAGGTCCTGCTCGAAATGCACGAGCACACCGCGAGGCCGGACGATCTCTACATGCTGTGCTCCGACGGGCTCAGCGAGATGATTACCGATGCACAGCTTTTCACGCTTTTGGGCCGCGATATCGGGCTCCGGCAGAAAGCCTCACTTTTGGTTGCAATTGCAAACGACAATGGCGGCCGAGATAACATTTCAGTTGTGCTGGCAAAGGCGCGCGTCGACGACACGCCTGGAGCCGCCTAGTTGCATGCCTGGGCGACACCTGTCGCGCCGCTTGCGGTCGATCAAATTCTGCTAATCGGGGACTCGGCAATGCCGAAAATGATCATTTCGATCGATGGTTTTGTCGTCGGGCAATTGGCTCTCGCCAAAGACCGGACGACGCTGGGCCGACGCGCCTACAACGACATCGTGATCGACAATCTCGCGGTCAGCGGCGAGCATGCCGTGGTGCACATGCGCGACGGCCAAGTCGAAATTGAAGACCTCAACAGCACCAACGGCACCTACGTCAATGCGCTCGTCGTCCAGAAGCAGGCGCTCAAGGACAACGACGTCATCGAACTGGGCGGTTGCCGCATCAAGTTCCGGGCCGACAGCCACCTGGCAGAGGGTGGCGGCGCGGTGCACACCGACGCGACCGGCGACTTTCCGGACTCCATCCCCTTGTCTGCCGCACCGACCGAATCCGGCGCGCTGGTCGAACTCGGCGCGCCGGTGCTGCGCGTTCTTGCCGGTCCGAACAAGGGCGAGGATGTGCCTCTGCAGAAGGTGGTCACCACCATCGGCAAGCCCGGCGTTGCCGTGGCGGTTGTCACGCGCCGACGGCAAGGCTACGTGGCCGCCAGCGTCATGGGCGGGGTCACGCTCAACGGCGCCCCGCTGGGCACCGACGCCGTGGGGTTGCAGGAGCGCGACGTGCTGGAACTCGGCGGCGCCACGCGCATGCAGTTCATGCGGGTCTGACGCTCTCCTTTTCTTCGTTTTCTCTTCTCCTTTCCACAGCGCGGCCCGCGTGCGTGCGACGCCATGAAAGCGCTCCGGCGGCACTGGCCGCGCATTGCCATCACCCTGCTGCCGGTCTTGCTGGCGCTTGCGCACTCCACGGGTGCCTGGCGCCTGGGCGCGATCGACCGGCTCGACCACCTGCTCTATGACGCCCGCCTGCGCGCCACCATGCCGCGCACGCTCGACCCCCGCGTGGTGATCGTCGATGTGGACGATGCCAGCCTCGCGCGGCAAGGCCAATGGCCCTGGTCGCGCGACAAGCTCGGGCGGCTCACGGAGGAACTCACCGGGCGCCAGCAGGTCGCGGTGCTGGGCTTCGACGTGATGTTCATCGAGCCCGACCGGAGTTCCGGCCTCGACAAGCTCCGCCAGATTGCGAGCGGGCCGCTGCACGACATGCCCGGCCTTGCCGCAGGCATCGAACGGCTCGCGCCCGCGCTCGACAACGACGCCACCTTTGCCCGCGCGCTCGAAGGCCGGCGCGTGGCGCTCGGCTACTACTTCACCCGCACCGAAAAGCCGAGCGCGAAAGGCCAGTTGCCAACGACGCCGCTGCTCCAGCCCGAGGCCTTTCCGCCGGGCCACGGCTACACAACGGCCTGGAACGGCTTTGGCGCCAACCTGCCCGTGCTGGCCGCCGCCGCGCCAGCGTCGGGGTTCGTCAATACGCTGGTCTCGTCGAGGGGCGATGGCGTGATACGCGCCGCCCCCCTCATCGCGCGCTACGAAGGCGATGCGGCGCGGCCCGGCTACTACGAATCGCTCGGGCTCACCGTCTACCGGCTTGCCAACGGCGGGCCGCCCGTGCTGCCGGCCTTTGCCACCGGTGGCGCCGTGCCGCGGCTCCAATCCCTGCTGGTGGGCGGCCTGCGCATACCTGTCGATGAAACCGCCAGCATGCAGGTTCCATTTCGCGGACCGGGTGGCGCGAACGGCGGCTCGTTCCGCTACGTGGCCGCCGCCGACGTGCTCGAAGGCCGGCTCGCGCCCGGCGAGCTGAAAGACAACATCGTGCTCGTCGGCGCCACGGCGCCCGGCCTGCAAGACCTGCGCGTCACGCCCGTGGGCACCGGTTTTCCCGGCGTCGAGGTGCACGCCAACGTCGTGTCGGCCATGCTCGACCATCGCCTGCTCGCGGTGCCCGACTACGCCGCCGGCTACGAAGTGCTGAGCGTGCTGGCGGCGGGCCTGGTGCTGGCGCTGGGCCTCTCGCTGCTGCCGGCCGCGCGCGCCCTTCTGCTGGGCATTGCCACCGTGGCGGCGCTGGTCGGCGCAAACGCCTGGCTCTACCAGGGCCACGGCCTCGTGCTGCCCCTGGCGGCGTCCCTGGCCATGGTGGCGCTGGCCTTCGTGCTCAACATGGGCTGGGGCTACTTCATCG
Protein-coding regions in this window:
- a CDS encoding FHA domain-containing protein — its product is MPKMIISIDGFVVGQLALAKDRTTLGRRAYNDIVIDNLAVSGEHAVVHMRDGQVEIEDLNSTNGTYVNALVVQKQALKDNDVIELGGCRIKFRADSHLAEGGGAVHTDATGDFPDSIPLSAAPTESGALVELGAPVLRVLAGPNKGEDVPLQKVVTTIGKPGVAVAVVTRRRQGYVAASVMGGVTLNGAPLGTDAVGLQERDVLELGGATRMQFMRV
- a CDS encoding CHASE2 domain-containing protein, with amino-acid sequence MKALRRHWPRIAITLLPVLLALAHSTGAWRLGAIDRLDHLLYDARLRATMPRTLDPRVVIVDVDDASLARQGQWPWSRDKLGRLTEELTGRQQVAVLGFDVMFIEPDRSSGLDKLRQIASGPLHDMPGLAAGIERLAPALDNDATFARALEGRRVALGYYFTRTEKPSAKGQLPTTPLLQPEAFPPGHGYTTAWNGFGANLPVLAAAAPASGFVNTLVSSRGDGVIRAAPLIARYEGDAARPGYYESLGLTVYRLANGGPPVLPAFATGGAVPRLQSLLVGGLRIPVDETASMQVPFRGPGGANGGSFRYVAAADVLEGRLAPGELKDNIVLVGATAPGLQDLRVTPVGTGFPGVEVHANVVSAMLDHRLLAVPDYAAGYEVLSVLAAGLVLALGLSLLPAARALLLGIATVAALVGANAWLYQGHGLVLPLAASLAMVALAFVLNMGWGYFIESRARRGLVRLFGTYVPPQLVDEMLMDPSRYSMHAESKQMTVMFCDMRGFTRLSEQMAPAELQAFLNTLFSRLTNVISAHRGTVDKYMGDCVMAFWGAPVDTPDHATLAVRAALEMAHTVRDINQAQRAVGRPEISVGIGINSGVMCVGDMGSVARRSYTVVGDAVNLASRLEGLSAHYGVEIVASGATRELAPGCLWQELDSVLVKGRAQAVAVYTPLAADTEQAQGPAAEQRSQHLQRWAQVLDAYRRQDWAMGRTLLDPLLAADAKKVLYQLYAQRLASMALRPQDPEWDGATRFETK